The Triticum aestivum cultivar Chinese Spring chromosome 7B, IWGSC CS RefSeq v2.1, whole genome shotgun sequence genome window below encodes:
- the LOC123155928 gene encoding putative F-box/LRR-repeat protein 23 codes for MAAAPSASCLLEEPVRLLHNGKDKEVVVREARDWAALPRDVLLDVFSRLDHVDILTGPDIVCSPWRRASVDEPDLWRRVDMRFHCYAFNHSEYLEMVRAAMRRSVGRCEAFWAEGYVTERILSLLADGAPSLKSLRLIYCRDIVDMALKPLITKFSMLEELELSNCLHKFPDTLEAVGAACPLLKRFRLGQIFFYSEYQDDSAAMVIAKMPELRSLQLTANSLTNNGLKAILDGCPHLESLDIRHSYHVCMNGDMLAKCSRIKTLRHPEDSMDDYDLSFNYYTTPNHAGLHQLN; via the exons ATGGCCGCAGCACCCTCCGCATCCTGCCTCCTCGAGGAGCCTGTCCGACTGCTGCACAACGGAAAGGATAAGGAGGTGGTGGTGCGGGAGGCGAGGGACTGGGCGGCGCTGCCGCGGGATGTGTTGCTGGACGTGTTCAGCCGGCTGGACCACGTCGACATCCTCACGGGGCCCGACATTGTGTGCAGCCCATGGCGCAGGGCTTCTGTGGACGAGCCGGACTTGTGGCGCCGCGTCGATATGCGCTTCCACTGCTACGCCTTCAACCACTCGGAATACCTTGAGATGGTGAGAGCTGCCATGAGGCGTAGTGTGGGTCGGTGCGAGGCCTTCTGGGCAGAGGGCTACGTCACAGAAAGGATTCTCTCCCTCCTTGCCGACGG GGCGCCATCATTAAAGAGCCTTCGACTCATCTATTGCCGTGATATCGTAGACATGGCCTTGAAGCCGTTGATCACAAAGTTTTCCATGCTTGAGGAGTTGGAATTGTCAAACTGTCTGCATAAATTTCCTGACACACTTGAAGCTGTAGGAGCTGCATGTCCCCTCCTGAAGCGCTTTAGACTGGGCCAAATATTCTTCTACAGTGAATACCAAGATGATAGCGCAGCCATGGTGATCGCCAAGATGCCAGAGCTGCGCTCGTTGCAGCTCACTGCTAATTCGCTCACCAACAATGGTTTGAAAGCCATCCTTGATGGTTGCCCGCACCTAGAGTCTCTCGACATCCGCCATAGTTATCATGTTTGCATGAACGGTGACATGCTAGCAAAGTGTTCTCGGATCAAGACTCTGAGGCATCCTGAAGACTCCATGGATGATTATGACCTCTCATTTAATTACTATACGACTCCAAACCATGCAGGTCTACATCAATTGAATTAA
- the LOC123160827 gene encoding putative F-box/LRR-repeat protein 23: MAAPPSLSYLLEEPRRLPPPPPPQDGMDTEAEWRDWAELPRDVLLAVLSRLDHIEILMGPDMVCSPWRRAATDEPELWRRIDMRFHYADGFYLNSRKLLQMVRAAMRRGAGRCEAFWGGSYVTERILSLVGNAAPSLKSLRLIECHDIVDLAFKLVITKFRMLEELELSNCMHRFPETLEVVGDACPLLKRFRLSQRSFYSECVDDSAAMAIAKMPELRSLQLTANSLTNSGLELILNGCPLLESLDIRSCYHVCMDDEMQAKCARIKTLRHPEDSMDDYDMSFNYTIPRPCWSTEPIEYSMGCQSPY; this comes from the exons ATGGCTGCACCACCCTCCCTTTCCTACCTTCTCGAGGAGCCTCGCcgactgccgccaccaccaccgccccagGACGGGATGGATACAGAGGCGGAGTGGAGGGATTGGGCGGAGCTGCCACGGGATGTGTTGCTGGCAGTGCTCAGCAGGCTGGACCACATCGAGATTCTCATGGGGCCCGACATGGTGTGCAGCCCATGGCGCAGGGCTGCTACGGACGAGCCCGAGCTGTGGCGCCGCATCGATATGCGCTTTCACTATGCCGATGGCTTCTACCTCAACTCCAGGAAATTGCTTCAGATGGTGAGAGCTGCCATGAGGCGTGGTGCGGGTCGGTGCGAGGCCTTCTGGGGTGGGAGCTACGTCACAGAAAGGATTCTCTCCCTCGTCGGCAACGC GGCGCCATCATTGAAGAGCCTTCGACTCATTGAGTGCCATGACATTGTGGACTTGGCCTTCAAGCTAGTGATCACAAAGTTCCGCATGCTTGAGGAGTTAGAGCTCTCGAATTGTATGCACCGCTTCCCAGAAACACTCGAAGTCGTAGGGGATGCTTGTCCTCTACTGAAGCGCTTTCGATTGAGCCAAAGGTCCTTCTACAGTGAATGCGTAGATGACAGCGCAGCCATGGCGATCGCTAAGATGCCGGAGTTGCGGTCATTGCAGCTCACTGCTAATTCGCTCACCAATAGTGGTTTGGAACTCATCCTTAATGGTTGCCCGCTCCTTGAGTCTCTCGATATCCGGTCTTGTtaccatgtttgcatggatgatgAAATGCAAGCAAAGTGTGCTAGGATCAAGACTCTGAGGCATCCTGAAGACTCCATGGATGATTATGACATGTCGTTTAATTATACAATTCCGAGACCATGCTGGTCTACTGAACCAATCGAATACTCTATGGGTTGTCAAAGTCCTTACTAG